A single window of Psychromonas ingrahamii 37 DNA harbors:
- a CDS encoding LacI family DNA-binding transcriptional regulator: protein MTLITIKEVSDLAQVSQATVSRAINGHPTVKESNKLKVFEAIKKLGYKPNSFAQALASNRSNSIGMLVGTLDGPFFGPLMHNAENIIRQKNMHLIVTSGQESRTKEVDSIAFLQSKQVDGMIIHSDKLTDQELITIAQKNPAMVILNRYIPELDKQCICIDNELGGYLATKYLLENGHTKVGCITGQMSKIDSRDRFQGYRNALAEFSIPYDTNLVIEGRFDHQGNHEVVRRLLSRDNGITAIFCENDNIALAAYDICNEKNLSVGDDISIVGFDNDTYSQHIRPRLSTVNFPVVDMGLEAAHAVLAMIDKKSYPFKKRLVPELVIRDSVKKIK from the coding sequence ATGACGTTGATCACGATTAAAGAGGTATCCGATCTTGCGCAGGTCTCTCAGGCAACAGTATCAAGAGCCATCAATGGGCACCCAACTGTTAAAGAGAGCAATAAGCTCAAGGTGTTTGAAGCAATCAAAAAACTTGGTTATAAACCTAACTCTTTCGCACAGGCACTGGCGTCCAACCGTTCAAATAGCATCGGTATGCTGGTTGGTACACTCGATGGCCCCTTCTTTGGTCCTTTAATGCATAATGCAGAAAATATTATTCGTCAGAAAAATATGCATTTAATTGTCACCAGCGGCCAGGAGTCGAGAACCAAGGAAGTCGATTCTATTGCATTTCTCCAGTCTAAACAGGTTGATGGTATGATTATCCATTCAGATAAATTAACCGATCAAGAATTAATAACCATCGCGCAAAAAAATCCTGCAATGGTTATTTTAAACCGCTATATTCCGGAATTAGATAAACAGTGTATCTGCATAGATAATGAACTGGGCGGATACCTGGCAACAAAATATTTACTTGAAAATGGACATACAAAAGTAGGCTGTATTACAGGTCAAATGAGTAAAATTGACAGCCGTGATCGCTTTCAGGGATACAGAAATGCGCTGGCGGAGTTTTCTATCCCCTACGATACTAATCTGGTTATTGAAGGGCGTTTTGATCATCAGGGCAATCACGAGGTGGTCAGAAGATTGCTCAGCCGTGATAATGGAATAACCGCTATTTTCTGTGAGAACGATAATATCGCCCTGGCAGCTTATGATATCTGCAACGAAAAAAACTTGTCCGTAGGTGATGATATTTCCATTGTTGGTTTTGATAACGATACCTACAGCCAGCATATCCGTCCCAGACTGTCGACGGTCAACTTCCCCGTTGTTGACATGGGTCTGGAAGCGGCACACGCGGTGCTCGCGATGATCGATAAAAAAAGCTATCCATTCAAAAAAAGATTGGTGCCTGAATTAGTCATCAGAGATTCGGTAAAAAAAATAAAATAA
- a CDS encoding carbohydrate porin, with amino-acid sequence MKLSKITLACLLATSGLSVSGAANAGETEGFEFHGYFRAGVLTSAEHDFKQSNFSGQKETLGRLGIEADNDVSVTLAKTWAFDDDKKIKIVVSASGTDSENSLGTSADATHMGIGQTYVEFEGVSPSGTFWGGTRDYGKANYIFMTDFFYTDMSGTGIGVMDYQLGDTSLDFAYIASDRNDDVIDRWATDDSGNLANLNNLMHAFHLSATFGAFELSALLKAMPDNWDEDGTEYAETGFDLTAIYNLDSFFFMPGNGFSKIIAQGGVGLGSGNLLGGTITEYNAFRPGSLTQGQHDDYAAWHPSGGEATRLLTYVGKDDVSARVLLWGGYFFDNGIKLFPSIQGQWNDHEQWVGNPGFTEYWLSAMVRPIFPVSNNFFVATEFGAMYTNWNGASGNQAKATIAPTWIIGTGAGPAPEIRLLASYVNNAWNVDDVDSKSDIIVGLQADMWW; translated from the coding sequence ATGAAACTATCAAAAATTACCCTTGCATGCCTGCTGGCGACCTCTGGTTTATCTGTCTCGGGTGCAGCTAATGCTGGCGAAACTGAAGGGTTTGAGTTCCATGGCTATTTTCGTGCAGGGGTATTAACCAGTGCTGAGCATGATTTTAAACAGTCAAATTTTTCGGGTCAAAAAGAAACCTTGGGTCGATTAGGCATTGAAGCTGATAATGATGTGTCAGTTACATTGGCGAAGACTTGGGCATTCGATGACGATAAAAAAATAAAAATTGTAGTGAGTGCTTCGGGGACAGATAGCGAAAATTCATTAGGCACTAGCGCGGATGCTACCCATATGGGTATTGGTCAAACCTATGTTGAATTTGAAGGTGTTTCTCCAAGCGGTACTTTCTGGGGCGGTACAAGAGATTATGGTAAAGCTAATTATATTTTTATGACCGATTTCTTTTACACTGATATGTCGGGTACAGGTATTGGCGTGATGGATTATCAACTAGGTGATACTTCATTGGACTTTGCTTATATAGCCAGTGATCGAAATGATGATGTGATTGATCGTTGGGCAACCGATGACAGTGGTAACCTTGCAAATTTAAATAATTTGATGCACGCTTTTCATCTTTCAGCAACATTTGGTGCATTTGAACTTTCTGCTTTGTTAAAGGCTATGCCCGATAACTGGGATGAAGATGGTACCGAATATGCGGAAACCGGTTTTGACTTAACCGCTATCTACAACCTTGATAGCTTCTTTTTTATGCCCGGTAATGGTTTCTCTAAAATTATTGCCCAGGGTGGTGTAGGTCTGGGTTCAGGAAATTTACTGGGTGGCACAATCACCGAGTATAATGCTTTTCGCCCCGGTTCACTGACCCAGGGACAGCACGATGACTATGCTGCTTGGCATCCAAGTGGCGGCGAAGCGACACGTCTTTTAACCTACGTTGGTAAAGATGATGTATCAGCGCGTGTATTACTCTGGGGTGGTTATTTCTTTGACAACGGTATTAAGCTATTCCCTTCAATTCAGGGACAATGGAATGATCACGAACAATGGGTTGGTAATCCAGGTTTCACAGAGTACTGGCTCTCGGCAATGGTTCGTCCTATCTTCCCTGTATCAAATAACTTCTTTGTGGCAACTGAATTTGGAGCGATGTATACCAACTGGAATGGTGCCTCAGGGAATCAAGCTAAAGCAACCATTGCACCAACGTGGATTATTGGCACCGGTGCTGGACCTGCACCGGAAATTCGTCTATTAGCGAGTTATGTCAATAATGCGTGGAATGTAGATGATGTCGATAGTAAAAGTGACATTATTGTTGGTCTGCAGGCTGATATGTGGTGGTAA